In Quercus robur chromosome 11, dhQueRobu3.1, whole genome shotgun sequence, the following proteins share a genomic window:
- the LOC126706130 gene encoding alcohol dehydrogenase 1-like → MSSTTAGQVIRCKAAVAWEAGKPLVIEEVEVAPPQAMEVRLKILFTSLCHTDVYFWEAKGQTPLFPRIFGHEAGGIVESVGEGVTDLKPGDHALPVFTGECKECRHCKSEESNMCDLLRINTDRGVMLNDGKSRFSINGQPIYHFVGTSTFSEYTVLHVGSVAKIDPAAPLDKVCVLSCGISTGLGATLNVAKPKKGSTVAVFGLGAVGLAGARIAGASRIIGVDLNAKRFDEAKKFGVTEFVNPKDHDKPVHEVLAEMTNGGVDRSIECTGSINAMISAFECVHDGWGVAVLVGVPNKDDAFKTHPMNILNERTIKGTFFGNYKPRSDLPSVVEKYMNKELELEKFITHEVSFSEINKAFEYMLRGEGLRCIIRMDA, encoded by the exons atgTCTTCAACCACTGCTGGTCAAGTCATACGTTGCAAAG CTGCTGTGGCATGGGAAGCTGGAAAGCCACTAGTGATAGAAGAAGTGGAAGTGGCGCCACCACAGGCTATGGAGGTTCGTCTCAAGATCCTCTTCACCTCCCTCTGCCACACAGATGTTTACTTCTGGGAAGCTAAG GGACAGACCCCATTGTTTCCTCGCATATTTGGACATGAAGCTGGCGG GATTGTTGAGAGCGTTGGTGAGGGTGTGACAGACCTCAAACCTGGTGACCATGCGCTTCCTGTCTTCACTGGGGAGTGCAAGGAGTGTCGGCATTGCAAGTCAGAGGAGAGCAACATGTGTGACCTCCTGAGGATAAACACTGACCGAGGCGTGATGCTCAATGACGGCAAGTCGAGATTTTCTATTAATGGACAACCCATTTACCATTTTGTTGGGACTTCTACCTTTAGTGAATACACTGTGCTACATGTTGGTAGTGTTGCCAAAATTGATCCTGCTGCTCCTCTGGACAAAGTTTGTGTTCTCAGCTGTGGAATCTCAACAG GCCTTGGTGCTACCTTGAATGTTGCAAAACCCAAAAAGGGATCGACGGTAGCTGTTTTTGGACTCGGGGCTGTTGGACTAGCT GGGGCTAGAATTGCGGGTGCTTCAAGGATTATTGGTGTTGATCTGAATGCAAAGAGATTTGATGAAG CCAAGAAATTTGGTGTCACCGAGTTTGTGAACCCAAAAGACCATGACAAGCCAGTTCATGAG GTGCTTGCTGAAATGACCAATGGTGGAGTTGATCGAAGTATTGAGTGCACTGGAAGTATCAATGCCATGATTTCTGCATTTGAATGTGTTCATGAT GGATGGGGTGTTGCTGTACTTGTTGGTGTCCCAAACAAAGATGATGCATTTAAAACCCACCCAATGAATATCTTGAATGAGAGGACTATCAAGGGTACCTTCTTTGGCAACTACAAACCACGGTCTGACTTGCCTTCGGTGGTTGAAAAATACATGAATAAG GAGCTTGAGCTAGAGAAGTTCATCACCCATGAAGTCTCTTTCTCAGAAATCAACAAGGCCTTTGAGTACATGCTTAGAGGTGAAGGCCTTAGATGCATTATCCGCATGGATGCATAG